Genomic DNA from uncultured Methanospirillum sp.:
AATGATAAAGATGACAATGCTCGCGATAACAAGCGAGAAGACAACCATGATCATGCTCAGAAGGTTGAAACTCTTGATTGCATCACCGATCATTCCTTCCCCCTTCTGAACGCTGGTTTTCACGCTATCCCTGATTCCATACTCAAGCAACCGGTTCTTTCCCTCATCAGGATCGGTTCCGGGCGTGAGGGAGACGAGGATTGTGGATGATCGATCGCTTTGACCAAGGACTTCAGTCATCTCTTTTCTGGTGATATATGCCTGGGAATCAGTATTGAAGAACCCGGTCTCAAATACACCACTGATTGTCATCTTTTTTATTACACCGTTTGCAAATGACACATCCAGACTATCACCGGTATGAACACCGCCAAGTGACTCCATCTTGTCTTTGCTCTCGTCTTCGTGTCCTGCAAGAATGCTTCCGATCAGAACTGTATCAGTATCCCCGTCTGAAAGATACCGCCCTTCTGTCATCTTTCCCGCAAGGTTGATCACCTCCCGGTCATCTGAGGGAATGATGGCAACTACCCCGCGAGAGAGAGTCCGGGTATCAGATTTGAGAGAGGTACTGACCGATGCACGTGAACTGACAGCAGCAACCCCCGGGATCTTCTTTATCATTCTGACCTTTCCATGGGTATCGGAGATGAATGTGTTATCATCATCGGGATCTATGACCAGGTTTCCGTACTGGTAATCGGTGACCTGTTTTGTGTATGCACCGGTAATCCCCCCGACCAGCGATGGAAGAAAAACCATGAGTACAAACGACATGGCTACGACCAGAATGGTCAACACGAGAGTTCCCTTGTTTCCCCGTCTTATGGCCCGGGACGCCAGGTAGAAGGGTATGGACACCTTCTTCATTCAGTGTTCCTCTTCCGTTTCCACAGGAAAACCCCGCCACCGAGAAGAATGATGATCCCCAGGACAGGAAGAACCGGGATGTCAGATTTTTTTGATACCGTGATCTCTATCGTATCCTTGAGGACATCAGTACTATTCCTGGTGAAGATAGAGATGGGAACCGGGATATCGCCGGCTGGTGCATGCTGAATGTAAAAAACGGCAGGTGCATCATTATCCGGCTCTATCTTTCCAACAAATGCCTCTTTTGTTCCATTGAGTTTTGTATCAATCCTGGCTCTGACCCCATCTGCATCTCCGGTTCCCGTATTCTCAATTCTGACGATAAGGGTAAACTGGGCACCCTCCTGGACTCTCACCGGATCGGTGGATACTGAAGATATTGATAACTCATGTTCACCGGTAACCCGGACAGGAATCTCCTCGTTTTGCTCAATGATTCGGCCAGATGCTGTGTTAAACCTGATATGACATTGAACCGGATGAATTCCCTCGGTTACCTCCCTGCTTGTCAGTATGGTAATATCAACAGGGATCTCATCACCCGGACCAAGCCTGCCGATGTGGATGGAACCAGGACTTGCAAGTGATACCTCCCTGCTTTCAGAACTTAAATTCAGAATAACCTCACTAGCCGCAGTCTCGCCGGTGTTCTTGAGGATTAATTTTCCTGTCAGTTTCTGGCCTGGCACAACATGGTCAGGGAGAACCTTGCTGATGAGAAGAGCCGGACTCTTTTGTACGAGCCGGTCATCGTTGACATTTACCGGTATCGGATATTTCAGGCTCCGGCCTCCCTGCGTAGCGATATGGAGTTCCGGGAAGTATATTCCGGTTTTTTGAGGCGCTTTCACGAGAAAGGTGAGCGGGATAGACTGGCCGGGCCCGACTTCACCAACCCTGCGATAGTCGCCTGATATAACCTCAAGACCGTTACCAAAGAGCTCTACGTCGTCGATGTAGGCATTGATCTCTTTCGTCTCCGTAACTGACTCCGCAGGATCAGTACCGGATTTTGTTGTCATGGAAGCAGCTTTCGCAGTGTTGGTGACGGTAGCCGTGATGAGTGCAGATCCTCCGGGCATGATAACTTCAGGCTGAACCTGGTATCCTGTAATTACAATGGTGGGTTCACTGGCCGAGCAGAATCCACAGAATAAAGAGAGGAAAAGCAGACAGAGGATTACTGATGCTGGTCTGGTTCTGATGAACCCTGCTCTGGTTTTATACAGGTATCTCCCGGAGTCTGGGATCTGTTCTGACATGAGTGTCATTATAACTGACACGTGTGTCAGCATTGTAGATATACATTACTGACACCAGTGTCATTATTACAATCTGAACATAAATTATTGGGTATGCCACGGGTTTTGCCCGACTATAAGGAAGAGTCACGAAAACAGATACTCCAGATCGCAACACGTCTCATACTTGAAAAAGGATACAAAAATGTCAATATGGGAGATATCGCTGCCGAGGCTGGGATTTCACGTCCGACATTATATCTTTACTTCAAAGATAAAAAAGACCTGTTTATGGCAACATTACAGAATATGATCGAGGATGTGGGTGACACTCTCGAGATATCCCTGGCTTCAAGCGATACATCACCAGATGGCGGATTTATTGATCGCGTTCACGAATTGTACGGAGATAAGTTTGCCATTTTCTTTGAGATCATCAATGCCACCGGCATTGACCCTGATCTGTTCAATGAAATAGGCAGACTTCACGAGAAATTGTTGGAGCGGATGACCACCCATATTGAAACCCGAATTCCGGCGTGTAAAGAAAGAATGGATCCTTATATTGTTTCAAATGCTCTCCTTGCTCTATTTATCGGGCTTCAGATCAGGAGAAAAATAGGGCTTCCGCAGGATCAGGTGAGGGAATCATGGAACACAGTCCTCCACGCCCTGATCGGTGATATCAGTCAGAAACAAACAGACCGTATTTGAACAGGGACATTCCATTCGATCAATCCGGATCTCATAATGTCCTGAACTACTGAGTTCAGAGATCTCTTCACATGGGTGAAGAGATCTGACAATTTCCGGGTTTATGACCGTTGAACCTGTTTCAGAACCAGACTCTCGGAAAAGATCCTGTCAAACGGCTTGGCCATCTGATCCTTCATCGCAGGTTTGATCTTCTTCTGCACAAATGGCAGTCCCATCAGCAGGGAGAAAAAGAACCGTGAGAACCGTTTTCTATACTGGTACTGGGGAAAGTCATAGAGCCCGTGCGACTTGTAATACCGATGATCTGCTCTGAAGATAGGTCTCAGATCTCCCCATACCGCATCCCTGAGCACGATATGACCGGCAACTGCAGGAAACATGGGCGGTTTTTTGTACCCGTCACGTGAAGCCTGAACAGCCCGCTCTGCTGTCGACCTGATGACTGCGTCGATAAGGGAGGAATTTTCAGGCTCATCAGTGATGATATCCACGAGGTTTCCTCCACCCAGTAGACTGGTAAGGTTCTCTCTGAGCCCGGGCACATTGGCAAGCGGTCCTTCGACCACGATCACAAGCTGCTGGTTTTGAAACCGTGGGACATGACCGAGGAAGAAACTCCGGTCAAAGAACTGTTTCCAGGCAGCCGAGAGGTAGCGATCCCTGACAGATCCGGCAAAGACGATGATGTCTGCCCGTTCCATATGCTCTTTCCAGAACGAGCAGAACCCGTCAGAATAGATGCACGTGTTATCGAATGCACACTGACAGCATCCGAGGCATCCCCCTTTCATCCCGATATCATCAAGGTGTACGGTTTTTGCTTCCGGGAGTGCAGTAGCCATCTGCCTGACCATTGCCTCTAAATTAGAGCCTGAAGCAGCATCATGGAGAATAAGCGTCTTTTTTCCATGAGTCTCAACCGGACTGATGGTTCCGGGTGTGTATACAGGCGAGCCGGTTGGAATCCTCGGATATGCCCGGATAGCAGATCTTTTTTCACTGCAGGCCGAGAGGATATCTTTGCCAAACAGCACAAGCTGACGCTGGTTCTTCTCCTCAAAGAGATCGTTCATGGCTGCCGAGAAGGATCCGGCATACGTCATCCCGAGATCCTCGCTGATCCCCTGGAGGTACTCGTGGACCTTCTGATCAAAGAAGTGAACAGAGGTGCTGATAGATGCAGCATACTTTCCTGCAAAAAGATCCACTGCATTGCGTTTGAACAGGAGTTCAACGAACCGCTTGTACTGGGCAGGTACATGCTGGAAGTACACCGGTGTGGCCCAGAGGATCAGATCAGCATCCCTGATGGATGAACAGATACTCTCCCACTCTTCAGGTTTCTTCTCGATTCCTGAGATCTTTCTGCTGATATTGCAGGAGGTAAAGGTATGATCAGGGTTCGCCAGTTCGAGAAACCTGACATACTGCATGGTGATGCTCTTCTCTCCTTTCGGACTTCCGTTCAGAACACAGATCTTCATATTACTCCTCATCAGGTTTTTCTTCAAACATCTTCAGCATCTTTGTGGCAAGGGTATGGAATTTATCTGCTTTTACAAGAGCAATGCCACGCTTCTCATCTCCGAGAACCATCAGGGAGTCCCCCGGATTAATCCCGAATATCTCTCTTGCATCCTTGGGAATGACAATCTGACCACGTTCACCGACTTTTACCGTTCCAAAGATATGTTTCCCATCCCCGCAACTCTCATCTTCAATCATAGGAATTATTCATCCCAAACATACTTTTCATACATGTGTGAATTGTGTGAATATAATGATATGCAAGGAGGAGGAATCTCGTACTCCTGACAGGTCAGGTTTAATAAAAATAATCCGAACTATCTCTCATGAAATGGCGATCCACTTACCGAATGTATACCCTTGTACTCATTATCATCTGTATCCTGCCGGTAATCACTACAGCCGCAGATAATCAGGATTCCGGTGCAGTATCACTGGTCATCACCCAGCCGAGCGACAATGAGACAAATTTTGCAGAGATGCGTGACTTCTATGTGTATGGTATCTTTCCTAACCGCCTTAATTGCCCGGGCGATATCAGGATAGAACTCTTTACGGGTGACAGTGCTGGCGGGGAGAGGGTCAGACTTCTTGAGAGCCATGTTGATCCCCTGACCGGCACAACTCCCCTGAGCTGTATCGAGACAAATTATTCAGAAGGCCAGAACAGGGGAAACGTGATGGTTGCTGATCTGGTAAAAGAACCGGGGGGCCTGTATGATCCTTCCAACAAGGTTGTGGTCACCAACGATTATTACCAGGGCATGATCCTCGGCGGCGTTACCAAGGACTTTGATACAACCTACCGGGACAATACCGGAGATCCCCTGAAGGATCTCACGGCTGGAACCTATACCATACGGGTAACGGGTCTCTCAGAGAACCTTTCAGGTCAGGTCGTTGAAAAGATCGTCACATTCGGTCTGACAGACTCCCTGTTCGGAACTGACCGACCGCCTGTCAACCTTCAGAATAGGATAACATACGCAGGGATTCATCATCTCAGGATAGACCGCGACTGGTTTCCCGGATATTTCATCTATCCCGGTTACAACAATACTGGATATACAGTTCCAAAACGATGGAACCCAAACAACGCCATCGAATCAGTCAACGACCAGAATGGGACGATTATTGATTCCCCGGCAGTAGCAAATAACTCGCTGATTCTCTATAATATCAACGAGAAGAGCACGACATACGGAGTAGAACTCTCATCCATTCTCAAATACGGCCTTGAAGACAACAGGAACACAACATTTCTCTATTACGATATCGGTGAGCCATACCTCACGTATACTGACCAAAAGACCGGGATACAGGAGAATATAACCGGAAATCTCACTCCATTTCCGAAAGATTCCAGGATGATCTTTACCAGGGCTGAAATATATCAGAACGATAATCATGAGCAGGAGAACACATTCGATCCCTGGAACAACACGACCGCTATGCAGGTTGATTACAATCTCTCTGATGGTATTACCATTCTTCCAGGTAATGAGTGTATCCTGTACGGGGTGACAAAGCCGATCCGATCTTCAGTAAACGAAACAAAAATTCCACACAGATACACAATCAACAACCGGATAGCAGTTATCACATACTCAGTCCTCGATGAAGATGGGAACGATATATACAACTCATCCCGGAGTGTGAACCTTTCGCGGTTGTTTACCCAGGGATCTTCAGACAGGTTCAACTCTATTTTTGAGTTCGGCCATGAGTTCAGATCACCTGATAAACCCGGGAGATACACGATCAGTTCGCAGGGGATCGATCTGACGGGAAAAGTAGTGGAGGGAACTGAGAGTATAATGCCGGTAACTGTTCAAAGTCCTGAGACAAACTAAATAGTGTCTATTGAACACCCCACCTATTATATAGTGCTAAAGGTTCTGGATAATCCAAACCTTTTGCATTCTACAATTATTACATAATCAGGTTGTTGGTACGTATACAGGAACAAGGGATCCCCTTAAAATGATCAAAATTGGGATACAACAGATGAGATCAAAAAAGTTGTTGATTTTCCTGGTTACTTGTATTATTTACATCACCGGGATATCAATTATCTCACTTGCGCACAATCAACACATACTCCATCCAGATCTCTGTTCAATTCATTCCTCAATATTAAACATCAACAAAAAAGGTAACAAATGACATCAAACATCCTTGTTCCATCAACATTCAATGCGGAGTTATTATTTATTATTAGCGTTCTGGGTCTCTTTACCATATGTATCACTCTTATTGTGATCAGGAATTATAGACTTTCTAAAGCATTAAAAGAGAAAATAGCCACAATATCGAGAGAACTCGAAATTAATCAGCAGGATCAGGTTGAACTGACGACAAAAAATATCGAGATTGAGGTAGCATATGAAGAACTGACTGCTATCGAGAATGAGATACGAAGTAATTACTCATTACTTGAGAAAAAACAGGCCGAACTCGAGATCGCCCAAAAACAATACCGCGATGTTGTAGAAGATCAAACAGAACTTATCTGCAGGTATAAGCATAATGGTGAACTTCTATTTGCAAACATGGCATTTTGCAGATATTTCAAAATTGACTCGAATCACTACAAGGGAATTAAAGTAAAAGAGATGATCTCTCAATCAGAACGGAATACCCGTTCTGCCCACTATGCATCAATAACAAAGGAACACCCGGTTAAAACAATAATACACAAGTCTTTATTTCCAGGAGAGGAGTTTAGATGGCAGGAGTGGGCTGATCGTGCAATATTCAATGAGCAAGACGAGATTATTGAATACCAGTCAGTGGGGAGAGATATTACCGAACGGGTAATAATGAAAGAGAACCTCATCCAGACGAGATATTCTCTCGATCACATGACTGATCTCATGATCTGGTGCAGGAATGATGGCACGATCATTGACACCAATTCAGCGGTATCTAATCTTCTGGGCTTTTCTCAGACCGAACTCTTCTCCATGAATATAATGGAGATTATTTATGCAGATTGTAGTCTGGATATGAAGAGATTTGCTGAACAGGTTCACACAAAGAACGGGGGAGGGCCGTTTGAGAAAGAATTACGGGCTAAAGATAAGACCCGGATAATCGTGGAGGTGTTTATGAGTGCCTTCAAATACCATGGTCATAATCTGTATCTCCTCTGTGCTCGTGACATCAGAACAAAAAAAATTGATGAAACGTTAATAAAACAGTCATTTTCACAGATTGAAAAAAATATAGAGTATTTTTCAATACTAAACGACCAGATCCGCAATCCGTTAACTATTCTTCTTACATTGGCGTCTGATCTGGATAGTGACCAATTTGTGGAGTTTGAAAAACATATTCACAAAATTGATCAGATTGTGGATAAATTAGACAGGGGTCTTGTGGAGTCTGAGAAGGTGAGATCCTTTTTAAGAAAACATTACTGGGAAGAAGATTGATCGGTACTCCTCTCTCACGTTGAAAATCTGATCACTATGGAAACTGGCATAT
This window encodes:
- a CDS encoding ABC transporter permease produces the protein MKKVSIPFYLASRAIRRGNKGTLVLTILVVAMSFVLMVFLPSLVGGITGAYTKQVTDYQYGNLVIDPDDDNTFISDTHGKVRMIKKIPGVAAVSSRASVSTSLKSDTRTLSRGVVAIIPSDDREVINLAGKMTEGRYLSDGDTDTVLIGSILAGHEDESKDKMESLGGVHTGDSLDVSFANGVIKKMTISGVFETGFFNTDSQAYITRKEMTEVLGQSDRSSTILVSLTPGTDPDEGKNRLLEYGIRDSVKTSVQKGEGMIGDAIKSFNLLSMIMVVFSLVIASIVIFIIIYINTINQRRQIGILKAVGIPERDIIRDYLIQVLFIFCSGALLGFCIFTCIREYLRASPLQFPAGFVYPVMDLTIIMPSFLALGIVSLVAGLIPAYRTVNRDILELVNG
- a CDS encoding LPXTG cell wall anchor domain-containing protein produces the protein MSVIMTLMSEQIPDSGRYLYKTRAGFIRTRPASVILCLLFLSLFCGFCSASEPTIVITGYQVQPEVIMPGGSALITATVTNTAKAASMTTKSGTDPAESVTETKEINAYIDDVELFGNGLEVISGDYRRVGEVGPGQSIPLTFLVKAPQKTGIYFPELHIATQGGRSLKYPIPVNVNDDRLVQKSPALLISKVLPDHVVPGQKLTGKLILKNTGETAASEVILNLSSESREVSLASPGSIHIGRLGPGDEIPVDITILTSREVTEGIHPVQCHIRFNTASGRIIEQNEEIPVRVTGEHELSISSVSTDPVRVQEGAQFTLIVRIENTGTGDADGVRARIDTKLNGTKEAFVGKIEPDNDAPAVFYIQHAPAGDIPVPISIFTRNSTDVLKDTIEITVSKKSDIPVLPVLGIIILLGGGVFLWKRKRNTE
- a CDS encoding TetR/AcrR family transcriptional regulator, translating into MPRVLPDYKEESRKQILQIATRLILEKGYKNVNMGDIAAEAGISRPTLYLYFKDKKDLFMATLQNMIEDVGDTLEISLASSDTSPDGGFIDRVHELYGDKFAIFFEIINATGIDPDLFNEIGRLHEKLLERMTTHIETRIPACKERMDPYIVSNALLALFIGLQIRRKIGLPQDQVRESWNTVLHALIGDISQKQTDRI
- a CDS encoding NAD(P)H-dependent oxidoreductase translates to MKICVLNGSPKGEKSITMQYVRFLELANPDHTFTSCNISRKISGIEKKPEEWESICSSIRDADLILWATPVYFQHVPAQYKRFVELLFKRNAVDLFAGKYAASISTSVHFFDQKVHEYLQGISEDLGMTYAGSFSAAMNDLFEEKNQRQLVLFGKDILSACSEKRSAIRAYPRIPTGSPVYTPGTISPVETHGKKTLILHDAASGSNLEAMVRQMATALPEAKTVHLDDIGMKGGCLGCCQCAFDNTCIYSDGFCSFWKEHMERADIIVFAGSVRDRYLSAAWKQFFDRSFFLGHVPRFQNQQLVIVVEGPLANVPGLRENLTSLLGGGNLVDIITDEPENSSLIDAVIRSTAERAVQASRDGYKKPPMFPAVAGHIVLRDAVWGDLRPIFRADHRYYKSHGLYDFPQYQYRKRFSRFFFSLLMGLPFVQKKIKPAMKDQMAKPFDRIFSESLVLKQVQRS
- a CDS encoding AbrB/MazE/SpoVT family DNA-binding domain-containing protein; this encodes MIEDESCGDGKHIFGTVKVGERGQIVIPKDAREIFGINPGDSLMVLGDEKRGIALVKADKFHTLATKMLKMFEEKPDEE
- a CDS encoding PAS domain S-box protein, which translates into the protein MTSNILVPSTFNAELLFIISVLGLFTICITLIVIRNYRLSKALKEKIATISRELEINQQDQVELTTKNIEIEVAYEELTAIENEIRSNYSLLEKKQAELEIAQKQYRDVVEDQTELICRYKHNGELLFANMAFCRYFKIDSNHYKGIKVKEMISQSERNTRSAHYASITKEHPVKTIIHKSLFPGEEFRWQEWADRAIFNEQDEIIEYQSVGRDITERVIMKENLIQTRYSLDHMTDLMIWCRNDGTIIDTNSAVSNLLGFSQTELFSMNIMEIIYADCSLDMKRFAEQVHTKNGGGPFEKELRAKDKTRIIVEVFMSAFKYHGHNLYLLCARDIRTKKIDETLIKQSFSQIEKNIEYFSILNDQIRNPLTILLTLASDLDSDQFVEFEKHIHKIDQIVDKLDRGLVESEKVRSFLRKHYWEED